The sequence below is a genomic window from Vespula pensylvanica isolate Volc-1 chromosome 1, ASM1446617v1, whole genome shotgun sequence.
GTAATCCCAAAAATGAAACCTGCGTGTTATATGTGTTATGACTTCATCTAGCGACTtctagtttttttctttttttcttttcttttttttttttttttttctatcatctaGAACTCTTGTTAGACCTACTGCGAGTATATTTTCATGTGATATCacaaattttcgattatatttctttaaaatcaaaTCTAATCCTATCTTCGATTTCTATGTCAAGTGTTATTCGAAATTTTGATTGgatatcgtattataataatcttttatattcccattagtattaattttctaacaaataaTATGGATATCATTGTTGATTTAGAAAATactgaaatagaaaaaaatttttagtaaacaaatgaaagaaaaataatcgatctatcgtatattaaaattctgAATACATATAAAGATGTTAATGcgttatcgataattaaatttcttttttcttttcttttcttttcttttcttttcttttcttttggaaaGGATCAcagagataaaatatttttgaaaataattcattgtcattattttatgatacaaTAGATAATTTACGTTCGGTGGTGATTGTTTGAGAAAATATAACAACTTCTTAGTACTATCTGacaaatacatttaaataataaaataaagaatactcttaaaatatacttttaattatatcgaactCTTCTCACTTTAGATCTGTACACTTTGACTTTACAAATCTGACTGACTCCTATTCGTTCCTAGACAAGGACTATTCTTACATTCACACAGTCGATTATTTACAttcgtgtacacacacacacacgcgcgcgcgtatacaTACAAACGTTCGTCATTTACTCATCGTTATATTCAATCTCCTAATTCTCAAATTCTCAGAATTTGTTATTCTTCGTAACATTCTTCTCTAATCCTACTTTGCTTATACCTCTTTGTCTAAACACACTTTGTTTATACTATACGTATCGTTTcgttcaaatttatttcttatatgaaCAAATATCGAAATGTATTaagaattttaacaaatttttcgaaatatatttatatttctctttctgtttttaatcaaatgaaaaagagaagagagaaaaatgaaaattgaagaTAGTATAAGTATAGAACGACCATGAAATTCGCAATACTATCGCAAAAATTTATCTTCGCgagcagaaagaaaaacaattttttatgtgTATTGTTTCGTAACGTTGCgtcatatttttctcttcttttttttttttttttttcgaaaagtgACATTGCGGAGTTGCCAGAATGTTGATTGTTAAGAGATGTAACAAGCGCGAAATATTCGTGCGACCATTTTGGCAGTGATGAATGAACAcggacaaaacaaaaagaaagaaaaaaaaatcaaacttGAGTGACAAAGGgacaggaagaagaagaaagatagataaatagatagagagatagagagagagatagtgagagagagagagggggagagagagagagagagagagaatacaataTAAGCATATTCCAAGAAGACAACAAAAGCCAAGCAATCGAGCATACAAATAATTACGTAGGAGTAGAATTATTCTGCGATTAAAGTTATGTGTTATTGTATGCGTTATGATTTCATGTCCGTTccattatgatttttttctcttttcctctatcattttattatatagaaaaatatacgacAAGGTGTTAATAAacaatagagagagagagaaagaaagagataaaatataaaataatgatcaaCACGTCAACGTAATCAAGGTAtcaaaagtatttatattgcCAACCAGTTGGAATGATCATACAGTCTTCTGGTAAGCTCCGAAGGAAAGATGAAACTCGCTTTGATAATTCCTATCCTTTTCGTGCTCCTTCAATTTTCGGTAAgtaattcttataaatattatacgtacaagagaaaaaaaaatagaaaaaaaataaataaataaataaataaataaaagcctatgaaggaaggaataagatcatattttttatttcttttcacgtAGACATGTCAAGATATTGATAATGACAATGAATCTAATGACGACATGCCTGGTCCTCATAGAGTAGGAGGACGTAGACATTGTCATGGTCCTCCTCCTTTTGGTAAGAGACCACCTGGTCCACCACCTGATGAAGATTATGATGACAATAACGACAATCAAAACAGCACGTCGAAGAGATCTGTTAATCGTAGAAATGCACCTGCTATGAACGAAGACGATATGCAAGGTGGCATGCAAGGTGGTATGCAAGGTGGTATGCAAGGTGGTATGCAAGGTGGTATGCAAGGAGGTATGGAAGGAGGTATGGGAGGAGGTATAGGAGGAGGTATGGGAGGAGGTATGGGAGGAGGTATGGGAGGTGGTGGACAAAGTGGTCCACCTAACAGAAACCGCAAACGAGATACAAAAGAGATTCGAGGTTTCTATCGGCTTGAAAACAGTAGAACCTTcaggaagagaagaagtacTATACCGAATACTATTATAGGTATGATTCTATAGATTCTTAGATTcttgttttaaaataaatttcaaatgtaaTCCTTTCTACTCTTAAATCGTGCGttactcgatatttttttttttttttttttttttgatgttaCGTTATatcacaattttatattacgtaaaatGTCATGATTTTCATTGGGAATTAATTGTGTCAAAAATAGTatgtataatttgttttctttttctgtttttagtAAACAGAAGTAATACGACGGACGTTTATTGTcatatgatagaaaaataaagagtatggaggattaaaatatatgtatctattaagCGATCGAAGGAAATGATTAGAATTTCTTTAGTATCTATAATATTCAAGTGTGTTATTTGAATTGTGAATACATACAAAGATGCTAATGTCTtgtcaataattataatttcttctttctttttctcttttagaacAACCCCAGCAGTACTAAACAATTGGAGAAGATTAATTGGCGTAACTTTACGACGCAGAATATGAAATAGTTTTAGAAtcgtagaaaatatcgaaaatgttattgtgttaatcgtaaaaaatgattggaaaagattataagaataaaaaatattttactgtttaattaaaactcgTTCTTATGCTCTCCTCTCCTCGAATTCGTAATCTgatatatcgatgataaaaaaagaattaaaaaaaaaaaagaaaaaagaaaaagaaacaaagaacgaaagaaaataaacgaattaatttatcttttaattgcAGTGCGTGATATGCGTGAACGCAAGGGCTACGATGCAAACGGCACCATGCGGACATCGTGTGGTTTGCAGGTATAAATTAagcgataaaaaatgattatcaattatatataaaaatgattaaaaatgatgtaaaaaaaaaaaaaaaaaaatcgttccttttttacaGACGTTGCTTTGTAAAAACGATACAGATGGCTGTGTCGCAGCGTCTCTTACCACTGAGATGTGTCATATGCAGAGCGAAAATTCTCCGATTAAAACAGACTCTTATTCCACGAGAtgtaagtaaaatttatatcgatgtatacatttatatttaatacgtattgatatatatatatattattatattatattataatatattatttaatatatgttaatatatatgtaattaatatgtatatatacatataataattattatatacgtataatacatatatattatattatattaatattatattaatatatacatagaatctaaaataaataaattattctatatctgtaaaaaaaaaaaaaaaaaagcaatcaTATCAACGATTACAACGATTACAACGATACTacgataatttaaaagaaaaaaaaaaaaatcaaaagtaaTTGAACACCTCAATCCTTTAAATGAATAGTTTGATAGTCAACATTAACTTATGATCATTCTTCTCTCGTAATCCCATTCTTTGTTAGAGAACAATCAAACCGTTGGAAAGAGAACAATTAAACTCTGATGTCCACATTCAATCGATTTCTTCCTTTGTATTACCTTTCATCGCGTCTACCTTTGAAATTGCAGTTTGAAACCATGACGTACAAATAGTTAGATATAGATACTTGGATACACAAACGACGCAATATTCACGCTCGTCAAACCGTTCGCGGGAGCGTAAAATCGCGTGTAATTGGAGCGGATTCAGCTAGCTTCCCACGACCTTTTGACCAATTTCTAAAGGGCCCAAAGTATGcacaaaatatatactatcGTCTCATCGAAAgcatctttttaatttttcgcaTTAACATCCCATCTTTCAATAACatttacacgtacatatgcacgtatataGGTTGACTCAAAAAGAATGTTTAATCGTAAATAGATGTCTccgaaaagaatttaatagaattaaacaattattttcttatcaaataGTCCGATAATacgatcttttaaaaatgattcgttcgatatctatgtataacaaatacaaattaaaatattttatatctatatataaaatatatatatatatattttttttatataccctACAATATAAACGTTCTATGTTATAGAAGATCGTTTCTAAATTCTAACATTGCACTGCGTAGAGCTGATAcggtttcattaaaatttatttcagtaGTCGGATCTTTTTTCcggataaatatatacttaacgagagagagagagagagagagagagagagagagagagagagagagagagagagagagagagagagagagagagagaaacattccTGTGGAATTTCGGATGGTTCCGGGTCACGCACAGTTTGCTTACGTGGGCGTCCATTCCACCCGTCGGAAAACATACTTTGCCCCTTAAGTGAAATTCCAAGCGTCGTCGAGCCTACGAGAACAGTACTCATGTCCTCGTAAatctgaataataattaaacgatgCGTTAAACTCATAGATGTATCCAAaggtagataaaaaataaaaagtgaaataacGTTATAGTATCTCTTGAAAATtccaatataattaaaatctatgcctcaaatattatcaaatcatattattattaaaagattattaaattattcataagaATATGTTGACTTtctaaatagaaatttaactcgtataataaatatagaaatttctttgatcTATCTAGATTAtcctctcactttttctctttgtctctctctctctctctctctctctctcatttatcAAGCTTTAATTAAACATTGTTATAGTATTCGATGTCCGGGAAATCATGGGTCTTGCCTCAAAGTGCATCAGAGTACAATATGGGTATAGGAGTAAGCGTTGGGGTATCTGGACCAGGAGGTAGATGGGGTACAGGAAGTGTACCAGCTTCTGCTTCTCTTTATTCTATGGCCAGCGGTTCGTCATCCATTTCCGGTTTGTATAAAACatcttaattatatgtatacacaggGTCTACCgtttatcttgaaaatatcgaacttgttaagaaagaaattttgtttactTAATACGATACTTGATtcgataatttgaaaaataaaataaaggtcTGATAGCCGTTCATACTTCGTAGATATTCacaaatttataatgttatttagaaattttgaaTTCGTCCTAATAGATCTAAtcaaattatgaaaaaaggaaagacataaagaaatgaatttgcTTTTGAAATTTGTTCTACCGATCgatttgcaaaaaagaaaattggcaTCGTACGACGTGCCAGTACCAAGCTAAAGAATTTCATACAAAATGTTTTTAGTATGTTTAATCTGTGATTTAATCAatgatttgaaatatttatagttcAAAACGTAGTTCTTTATTACCCAATAATATTGACTGATTGATATTCctataaaataacgaaatcTTATTTCATAGTTTTATTATCTCACGCAAAAGTATAAATTACCTTGTAACATTGTAAATATGCGGATAACACGAATAGAATAcaggaataaaatataactatgtattttttatttacctgaATATCTTACCGATTACCCAACCATATCGGGTATTAAGAGCtttaatagttatatataaaggGTGCtccatttatttcgaaaaattaatatatcttgAGTTGTAtcttgtatgtacatatatatatatatataatatatatataattatcgtaatgaatatacatatattatatatatatatatacacacacacataaatatacgACTTTTTGTcgtatatttcgatatttaatttcgaaataatttcattctaatcgatcgttttccgtttccttctttcacAGGAGTGTCTTCCGTGTCTTCGGCAACGTCGTCGTCTGTTAGTAGTACCGGAAGTACAGGTTCCACCCTTGGCAAACCAACGAGAGTGAGACAACCAACCGGTGCGACCCTAAGACGTTCCCAAACTCAGTCGATGAAGCTGCGTATTCAAGTCAGTTCATTGAACGTTCGAGTATTgtcgataaatcatttttaatttgttattgaTTAATATCACATTGATTTTTCGATCGACAGGAATACCAGGATCCAATTCAGCAAGTAGCTGAAGAAGAAGACATTATGAGAGAAAATCGTAGATTACCACCTATCAAAGAGTTTCAAAGAGATTATCGTGCTGGAAAGGCCTCCACTAGAATACGGTAAATACTATAACAATTAATCTAAATGcttatttctttgataaaaaattgcgtgcaaacatataatatatacgcatTTAATcagatttataaatcaattgaaaataaaatcggaaTATACGATAATGGCGATAATGAGTCAGATattaacgtatatatgtattaagtaattaacttggaaattttttattttcttcttttgcaaTTGCAATGATACTAACATACGTGTCgtaaaatctaattaattaaaagtgcACGACAAAggtatcttttaaaaataaaaacgaaagaaaacaaatagaaaagaaagggaaaatccACACAGACAAAAAATTGTAGATGTGCTCAGAAGATTGTGACGCAATTGGAGACAACACCGAGTACAAGAGGAACGTCGAACGTCGCGACTTCCGGTtcatcgtcgacgtcgtcatcgtcctcgtcttcttcatcgtcgtcgtcgtcgtcgtcatcgaatGGATCGTCGAATGGACGTTCGACGTCGAAAAGGCCGCCAGCACAACCGAAAATGTCGGTGGTTCAAGAGAttcaaaaattgaagaaagaaaaggaacgagaaaaggagagagaaaaggcgGAAAAAGCGCGacagaaggaggaagagaaggctgagaaaaatagacaaaagGAGGCCAAAAAATTGgctaaggaagaaaaaaaaagagcgaagAAGGAAGCAAAAGCGAGACGGAAGGAAGCTGAGGAAGCTCTTTTAAGGGACGATAAGTAAAGTCTTCTATCGATTTTCTATTTGATCAAACGAAGATCAAAAGAGATCGAGATAACGATAGACGGACTCGGATTCGTGGCCATTGCCCACGCGAAGAAAGGACTTTTTAAGGAATTGGAGTATTGTACCTGATGAGTCACAGATCgatccttttttatatctaactgtacgaaaagagataaataaaaagagaaagagaaataatctgataattaattaaatacctagaattgttaaaaattaataattattgttaaagaCGTTCGAAAAGAACGGACAACTGTAGTTCCgagatatcaaagaaaaaagaaaaaagagagagagagagagagagagagagagagaaataaaaggatactTCGAGGATTCTGTGACTCAGCTCGAACAGTTCAAGAACGGATGTTATATGTGTCGGAAAGAAGGGTGTCCCTGTTAATGCATTGAAGAAGTTACTatgtaagagaaaaacattaaaaacaacaaaaagaaaaaaaaaataaaaagaaaaagaatctagAAGCGGCCAAAAACTTAGTAAACCGTCATATCGAGTTAATCGCGGACtaattatcgttataaaaCTTCGAACTTAggtcgtatatatatatatatatatgtacgtatgtatgtatatatgtatgtatgtatatatagataacacaagtaattttttctttttcttttttaactctttCCGTAATTACTTCCATATTTATCACGAAACGTTTCGATCTATCCTCTTAATCATCGtcaatcattaaaaaaaaaaaaaaaaaaaaaaaaagagcacgagatattcattatttctttaatagattaaaaccgattataattatcttttttattctttcgattatCGTTTTGACGTCTCCCCgtaattatgtaaatacgtttcatgaaggaaaaaaaaaaagaaaaagaaaagaaaattaaatgatgaTAAAACGTATGTACGTCGTGTGCAACGGATAGcctaagaaattttattattattattattattattattatttattattgttattattattattaataattattattattattatcatataaaataatacgacaAAAGggtatacgttttatatatatatatatatatatacatatgtaagtatatatatagtatacatgaaagatataaatattcctGAATAGTTCGAGAATTTATAATTCAAATTCGATCGAGTTGATCTATCccgcaattttttttctttctttgtttctctctctctctctctctatctatctctatctctatctctctctctctctctctctctctctctctctctatttctctttttctttcacaaataataatcataaaagaaaataaatgttattctAATGactgaaaaaagagaaagggatacataaataaagagacagacagagagagagagagagagagagagagagagagagagagagagagagagagagagagagagagagagagagagagagagagagagagagagagagagagagagagagagaatgaaatactattttaaaaattatgaatccCTGCTTTCATCATCAGTATACGATTCTATTCTTAAAAGATCTATAAGGttctatgattattataattattataaatgctattaataatatgatgataataatgatgataattgtgattatgataatgatgttgattattatttttttttttatttattattattattattattattattattgttattgttataattattattatcattattattagcgATTATATTAACAAAGTAGGACTCCCAATTAGAATCCTCTTTGTACTCTCTACTttcttatatacacatacgtccCGAGCATCTCTAAAAATCCTTTTCAACAAGCGAAAATCAAAAGcaatttttttacgagatcTGCAAAGGACAATGATACACAAAAATGCAATGGcaatatcaaaaagaaaagttaaacgaTAGTAGAGGAATAACAAAATGAGCCTCGATTTACAatctataaagatataaatgtatgtgtatgtattcgATTTGGTTACATATTTTCCATGTATATAGGGTGtcaaattttaatcttttcacAAGGAAATTATcgagattatttaaatattaataacgaaagatCATCGTCATGGACGTTTCAAATCGtgtttgtgtgcgtgtatgtatgtgcgtgcgtgtgatgttctttttcttttgtgcaATTTCATTAGaatggttttttcttttttattttttgtgagTTCATTAAAATGTGACACCTTATAGATATaggatacgtatgtacatacatatatatatatacacacacacatatatatatatgtgatatatgtTTCTTTGTCGATTTAACATTACTTTTATCATCGTTCCTTGTCCTCCGTAAAAACCCGACCTAATTTACGCACTGCCGATAATAATTTGTCTTTgttaatgaaacaaaaacaaaaaagaaagagagaaacagagaaagagagaaaacaaaaaagaagagaatgaagaaaatgattagCTTCGTTCTCGTGGATGAGAAAGTCTCCAAGCGTGAATCCTTGaatgattcttttcttcgatcgtatcgTCTAACATCTAAATGCTATcgttataaaacgatattattgtAACAAATGATAAGatggtataaaaaaagaagaaaaaaaaaaaaaaaaaagagagagaacgtcaAGCTCGTTGGACGATTAAACGACGACACGTTTTACTTTTCCACCACGATGTTCGTTATCACATGCTCATTGATTCTTagatatagtattattaaacGAAGATCCAGCAAACGGTGTCGTTGATAAAGTaaacgagataaataaaataatgataaagaatgaaaaaaagagagaaggaaagagaagaacgaaattTGTCGAACGTGGAAGGTAACGTTTGTTGAGAGGCACATATCAGTAGTAATTAttaggggggaa
It includes:
- the LOC122638134 gene encoding translation initiation factor IF-2-like → MKLALIIPILFVLLQFSTCQDIDNDNESNDDMPGPHRVGGRRHCHGPPPFGKRPPGPPPDEDYDDNNDNQNSTSKRSVNRRNAPAMNEDDMQGGMQGGMQGGMQGGMQGGMQGGMEGGMGGGIGGGMGGGMGGGMGGGGQSGPPNRNRKRDTKEIRGFYRLENSRTFRKRRSTIPNTIIEQPQQY
- the LOC122638059 gene encoding chromatin assembly factor 1 subunit A-B; protein product: MPAAGAAVPDVAEGAGQLGELDEPPEPRVRGPSGRAGLMKPLVVLALPGMYLFYKYSQYRREQRELSRRRVTERELQHLHHKIDKLLTKLEENEPELASSQEDECVICVNARATMQTAPCGHRVVCRRCFVKTIQMAVSQRLLPLRCVICRAKILRLKQTLIPRDYSMSGKSWVLPQSASEYNMGIGVSVGVSGPGGRWGTGSVPASASLYSMASGSSSISGVSSVSSATSSSVSSTGSTGSTLGKPTRVRQPTGATLRRSQTQSMKLRIQEYQDPIQQVAEEEDIMRENRRLPPIKEFQRDYRAGKASTRIRCAQKIVTQLETTPSTRGTSNVATSGSSSTSSSSSSSSSSSSSSSSNGSSNGRSTSKRPPAQPKMSVVQEIQKLKKEKEREKEREKAEKARQKEEEKAEKNRQKEAKKLAKEEKKRAKKEAKARRKEAEEALLRDDK